A DNA window from Pogona vitticeps strain Pit_001003342236 chromosome 2, PviZW2.1, whole genome shotgun sequence contains the following coding sequences:
- the ATG7 gene encoding ubiquitin-like modifier-activating enzyme ATG7 isoform X3 — translation MASEGSEAQNPGDGGGGGGGPPKLQFVPFSSALDAGFWHELTQRKLNEYKLDETPKAIRGYYYNGDPAGMPARLTLEFSAFDINTPTPAHCCPAIGTLYNTNTLESFKSCDKKFLLEQAAIELWNAITSGDAIENPVLLNRFLLLTFADLKRYRFYYWFCYPALCLPEGVSLIQQPVCLGAKFSPAQIRALQNAYDELCQKEGLTALPYFLIKYHDESVFVSLLKNWKDFFPDQREKVIFGVYDPSNFTQYPGWPLRNLLVLAAHRWGSRLHSVEVLCFRDRTMQGARDISHSIVFEIKLPPMAQNSAGCPKAVGWEKNQKGSMGPRMVNLSECMDPKRLAESSVDLNLKLMCWRLVPTLDLEKVVSVKCLLLGAGTLGCSVARTLMGWGVRKITFVDNAKISYSNPVRQPLYEFEDCLEGGKSKALAAADRLQKIFPGVNAEGFNMSIPMPGHPVNFSEVTMQQAQRDVAHLEELIDAHDVIFLLMDTRESRWLPAVIAASKRKLVINAALGFDTFVVMRHGLKKPKHQEVGDSPCNNPCGSADLLGSSLFSNIPGYKLGCYFCNDVVAPGDSTRDRTLDQQCTVSRPGLAMIAGALAVELMVSILQHPEGGYAVASSSDDRMNEPPTSLGLVPHQIRGFLSRFDHVLPVSLAFDKCTACSPKVLDQYERDGFNFLAKVFNSSHSFLEDLTGLTLLHQETQAAEIWDMSDDETL, via the exons ATGGCCAGCGAGGGTAGCGAAGCGCAAAACCCCggggatggcggcggcggcggcggcggacctCCCAAACTGCAGTTCGTTCCCTTCAGCAGCGCCTTGGATGCAGGCTTCTGGCACGAACTGACCCAGAGGAAACTCAACGAGTACAAGCTCGACGAGACCCCCAAAGCGATCAGGGGCTACTACTATAATG gTGATCCTGCTGGTATGCCAGCCCGTTTGACGCTAGAATTTAGTGCTTTTGATAT aaaTACCCCAACGCCAGCACATTGTTGTCCTGCCATTGGaacactgtataacaccaatacCTTGGAATCATTCAAATCCTGTGATAAAAAGTTTCTTCTTGAACAAGCAGCAATTGAG TTATGGAATGCAATAACATCAGGGGATGCCATTGAAAATCCTGTGTTATTGAACAGATTTCTCCTATTGACATTTGCG GATCTGAAGAGATACCGCTTCTATTACTGGTTTTGTTATCCTGCATTGTGCCTCCCAGAAGGCGTCTCTTTAATTCAGCAACCTGTGTGCCTAGGTGCAAAGTTCTCTCCAGCTCag ATCCGGGCGCTCCAGAATGCATATGATGAACTTTGCCAGAAAGAAGGTCTTACAGCTCTGCCTTATTTTTTAATCAAGTACCACGATGAATCAGTTTTTGTGTCGTTGCTTAAAAACTGGAAGGACTTTTTCCCTGATCAAAGGGAGAAG GTGATATTTGGTGTTTATGACCCCAGTAATTTCACTCAATATCCAGGATGGCCACTGAGAAACCTATTAGTCCTGGCAGCTCACAGATG GGGCAGCCGCCTCCATTCAGTTGAAGTGCTTTGCTTCAGGGACAGGACCATGCAGGGAGCGAGAGATATCTCACACAGCATAGTTTTTGAAATAAAGCTTCCACCAATGGCACAGAATTCAG CAGGTTGTCCAAAAGCTGTTGGATGGGAGAAAAATCAAAAGGGGAGTATGGGCCCAAGAATGGTCAACTTAAGCGAGTGTATGGACCCTAAAAG ATTAGCTGAGTCCTCGGTGGATCTTAACCTTAAATTGATGTGCTGGCGGTTAGTGCCTACCCTTGACCTGGAGAAGGTTGTGTCTGTGAAGTGTCTTCTTCTAGGAGCCGGTACGCTGGGTTGTAGTGTAGCCAGAACCTTGATG GGGTGGGGAGTGAGGAAGATCACATTTGTGGACAATGCCAAGATCTCTTACTCCAATCCAGTCCGTCAGCCACTGTATGAGTTTGAAGACTGTCTTGAAGGTGGGAAGTCAAAAGCACTGGCGGCAGCAGACAGACTGCAAAAAATATTCCCAGGAGTG AATGCTGAGGGTTTTAATATGAGTATACCAATGCCAGGTCACCCGGTGAATTTCTCCGAAGTCACCATGCAGCAGGCTCAGAGGGATGTGGCCCATCTGGAAGAACTCATTGATGCTCATGATGTCATCTTTTTGCTCATGGACACCAGAGAAAGCCGATGGCTGCCAGCAGTTATTGCAGCCAGCAAGAGAAAG TTGGTCATCAATGCTGCTCTAGGATTTGACACATTTGTTGTGATGAGACATGGACTAAAGAAACCAAAGCATCAGGAAGTGGGTGATTCCCCCTGCAATAATCCCTGTGGTTCAGCTGATCTTCTGGGATCATCCCTCTTCTCAAATATTCCTGGTTACAAACTAGGTTGCTATTTCTGCAATGATGTTGTGGCACCAGGAGAT TCCACCAGGGATCGGACGCTAGATCAGCAGTGCACTGTCAGCCGACCAGGGTTAGCCATGATAGCAGGAGCGCTTGCGGTAGAATTAATGGTATCCATTCTGCAGCACCCAGAAGG TGGCTATGCTGTTGCTAGCAGTAGTGATGACAGAATGAACGAACCTCCCACCTCTCTTGGACTTGTTCCTCACCAG ATTCGAGGATTTTTGTCAAGATTTGATCATGTCCTTCCTGTCAGCCTGGCCTTTGACAAGTGTACTGCCTGTTCTCCCAAA
- the ATG7 gene encoding ubiquitin-like modifier-activating enzyme ATG7 isoform X5, with translation MASEGSEAQNPGDGGGGGGGPPKLQFVPFSSALDAGFWHELTQRKLNEYKLDETPKAIRGYYYNGDPAGMPARLTLEFSAFDINTPTPAHCCPAIGTLYNTNTLESFKSCDKKFLLEQAAIELWNAITSGDAIENPVLLNRFLLLTFADLKRYRFYYWFCYPALCLPEGVSLIQQPVCLGAKFSPAQIRALQNAYDELCQKEGLTALPYFLIKYHDESVFVSLLKNWKDFFPDQREKVIFGVYDPSNFTQYPGWPLRNLLVLAAHRWGSRLHSVEVLCFRDRTMQGARDISHSIVFEIKLPPMAQNSAGCPKAVGWEKNQKGSMGPRMVNLSECMDPKRLAESSVDLNLKLMCWRLVPTLDLEKVVSVKCLLLGAGTLGCSVARTLMGWGVRKITFVDNAKISYSNPVRQPLYEFEDCLEGGKSKALAAADRLQKIFPGVNAEGFNMSIPMPGHPVNFSEVTMQQAQRDVAHLEELIDAHDVIFLLMDTRESRWLPAVIAASKRKLVINAALGFDTFVVMRHGLKKPKHQEVGDSPCNNPCGSADLLGSSLFSNIPGYKLGCYFCNDVVAPGDSTRDRTLDQQCTVSRPGLAMIAGALAVELMVSILQHPEGGYAVASSSDDRMNEPPTSLGLVPHQLQPATLSSRISASVKQHAPTD, from the exons ATGGCCAGCGAGGGTAGCGAAGCGCAAAACCCCggggatggcggcggcggcggcggcggacctCCCAAACTGCAGTTCGTTCCCTTCAGCAGCGCCTTGGATGCAGGCTTCTGGCACGAACTGACCCAGAGGAAACTCAACGAGTACAAGCTCGACGAGACCCCCAAAGCGATCAGGGGCTACTACTATAATG gTGATCCTGCTGGTATGCCAGCCCGTTTGACGCTAGAATTTAGTGCTTTTGATAT aaaTACCCCAACGCCAGCACATTGTTGTCCTGCCATTGGaacactgtataacaccaatacCTTGGAATCATTCAAATCCTGTGATAAAAAGTTTCTTCTTGAACAAGCAGCAATTGAG TTATGGAATGCAATAACATCAGGGGATGCCATTGAAAATCCTGTGTTATTGAACAGATTTCTCCTATTGACATTTGCG GATCTGAAGAGATACCGCTTCTATTACTGGTTTTGTTATCCTGCATTGTGCCTCCCAGAAGGCGTCTCTTTAATTCAGCAACCTGTGTGCCTAGGTGCAAAGTTCTCTCCAGCTCag ATCCGGGCGCTCCAGAATGCATATGATGAACTTTGCCAGAAAGAAGGTCTTACAGCTCTGCCTTATTTTTTAATCAAGTACCACGATGAATCAGTTTTTGTGTCGTTGCTTAAAAACTGGAAGGACTTTTTCCCTGATCAAAGGGAGAAG GTGATATTTGGTGTTTATGACCCCAGTAATTTCACTCAATATCCAGGATGGCCACTGAGAAACCTATTAGTCCTGGCAGCTCACAGATG GGGCAGCCGCCTCCATTCAGTTGAAGTGCTTTGCTTCAGGGACAGGACCATGCAGGGAGCGAGAGATATCTCACACAGCATAGTTTTTGAAATAAAGCTTCCACCAATGGCACAGAATTCAG CAGGTTGTCCAAAAGCTGTTGGATGGGAGAAAAATCAAAAGGGGAGTATGGGCCCAAGAATGGTCAACTTAAGCGAGTGTATGGACCCTAAAAG ATTAGCTGAGTCCTCGGTGGATCTTAACCTTAAATTGATGTGCTGGCGGTTAGTGCCTACCCTTGACCTGGAGAAGGTTGTGTCTGTGAAGTGTCTTCTTCTAGGAGCCGGTACGCTGGGTTGTAGTGTAGCCAGAACCTTGATG GGGTGGGGAGTGAGGAAGATCACATTTGTGGACAATGCCAAGATCTCTTACTCCAATCCAGTCCGTCAGCCACTGTATGAGTTTGAAGACTGTCTTGAAGGTGGGAAGTCAAAAGCACTGGCGGCAGCAGACAGACTGCAAAAAATATTCCCAGGAGTG AATGCTGAGGGTTTTAATATGAGTATACCAATGCCAGGTCACCCGGTGAATTTCTCCGAAGTCACCATGCAGCAGGCTCAGAGGGATGTGGCCCATCTGGAAGAACTCATTGATGCTCATGATGTCATCTTTTTGCTCATGGACACCAGAGAAAGCCGATGGCTGCCAGCAGTTATTGCAGCCAGCAAGAGAAAG TTGGTCATCAATGCTGCTCTAGGATTTGACACATTTGTTGTGATGAGACATGGACTAAAGAAACCAAAGCATCAGGAAGTGGGTGATTCCCCCTGCAATAATCCCTGTGGTTCAGCTGATCTTCTGGGATCATCCCTCTTCTCAAATATTCCTGGTTACAAACTAGGTTGCTATTTCTGCAATGATGTTGTGGCACCAGGAGAT TCCACCAGGGATCGGACGCTAGATCAGCAGTGCACTGTCAGCCGACCAGGGTTAGCCATGATAGCAGGAGCGCTTGCGGTAGAATTAATGGTATCCATTCTGCAGCACCCAGAAGG TGGCTATGCTGTTGCTAGCAGTAGTGATGACAGAATGAACGAACCTCCCACCTCTCTTGGACTTGTTCCTCACCAG CTGCAGCCTGCTACactgagcagcaggatttcagcctctgtgaaGCAGCATGCCCCCACTGATTGA
- the ATG7 gene encoding ubiquitin-like modifier-activating enzyme ATG7 isoform X4, which translates to MASEGSEAQNPGDGGGGGGGPPKLQFVPFSSALDAGFWHELTQRKLNEYKLDETPKAIRGYYYNGDPAGMPARLTLEFSAFDINTPTPAHCCPAIGTLYNTNTLESFKSCDKKFLLEQAAIELWNAITSGDAIENPVLLNRFLLLTFADLKRYRFYYWFCYPALCLPEGVSLIQQPVCLGAKFSPAQIRALQNAYDELCQKEGLTALPYFLIKYHDESVFVSLLKNWKDFFPDQREKVIFGVYDPSNFTQYPGWPLRNLLVLAAHRWGSRLHSVEVLCFRDRTMQGARDISHSIVFEIKLPPMAQNSGCPKAVGWEKNQKGSMGPRMVNLSECMDPKRLAESSVDLNLKLMCWRLVPTLDLEKVVSVKCLLLGAGTLGCSVARTLMGWGVRKITFVDNAKISYSNPVRQPLYEFEDCLEGGKSKALAAADRLQKIFPGVNAEGFNMSIPMPGHPVNFSEVTMQQAQRDVAHLEELIDAHDVIFLLMDTRESRWLPAVIAASKRKLVINAALGFDTFVVMRHGLKKPKHQEVGDSPCNNPCGSADLLGSSLFSNIPGYKLGCYFCNDVVAPGDSTRDRTLDQQCTVSRPGLAMIAGALAVELMVSILQHPEGGYAVASSSDDRMNEPPTSLGLVPHQIRGFLSRFDHVLPVSLAFDKCTACSPKVLDQYERDGFNFLAKVFNSSHSFLEDLTGLTLLHQETQAAEIWDMSDDETL; encoded by the exons ATGGCCAGCGAGGGTAGCGAAGCGCAAAACCCCggggatggcggcggcggcggcggcggacctCCCAAACTGCAGTTCGTTCCCTTCAGCAGCGCCTTGGATGCAGGCTTCTGGCACGAACTGACCCAGAGGAAACTCAACGAGTACAAGCTCGACGAGACCCCCAAAGCGATCAGGGGCTACTACTATAATG gTGATCCTGCTGGTATGCCAGCCCGTTTGACGCTAGAATTTAGTGCTTTTGATAT aaaTACCCCAACGCCAGCACATTGTTGTCCTGCCATTGGaacactgtataacaccaatacCTTGGAATCATTCAAATCCTGTGATAAAAAGTTTCTTCTTGAACAAGCAGCAATTGAG TTATGGAATGCAATAACATCAGGGGATGCCATTGAAAATCCTGTGTTATTGAACAGATTTCTCCTATTGACATTTGCG GATCTGAAGAGATACCGCTTCTATTACTGGTTTTGTTATCCTGCATTGTGCCTCCCAGAAGGCGTCTCTTTAATTCAGCAACCTGTGTGCCTAGGTGCAAAGTTCTCTCCAGCTCag ATCCGGGCGCTCCAGAATGCATATGATGAACTTTGCCAGAAAGAAGGTCTTACAGCTCTGCCTTATTTTTTAATCAAGTACCACGATGAATCAGTTTTTGTGTCGTTGCTTAAAAACTGGAAGGACTTTTTCCCTGATCAAAGGGAGAAG GTGATATTTGGTGTTTATGACCCCAGTAATTTCACTCAATATCCAGGATGGCCACTGAGAAACCTATTAGTCCTGGCAGCTCACAGATG GGGCAGCCGCCTCCATTCAGTTGAAGTGCTTTGCTTCAGGGACAGGACCATGCAGGGAGCGAGAGATATCTCACACAGCATAGTTTTTGAAATAAAGCTTCCACCAATGGCACAGAATTCAG GTTGTCCAAAAGCTGTTGGATGGGAGAAAAATCAAAAGGGGAGTATGGGCCCAAGAATGGTCAACTTAAGCGAGTGTATGGACCCTAAAAG ATTAGCTGAGTCCTCGGTGGATCTTAACCTTAAATTGATGTGCTGGCGGTTAGTGCCTACCCTTGACCTGGAGAAGGTTGTGTCTGTGAAGTGTCTTCTTCTAGGAGCCGGTACGCTGGGTTGTAGTGTAGCCAGAACCTTGATG GGGTGGGGAGTGAGGAAGATCACATTTGTGGACAATGCCAAGATCTCTTACTCCAATCCAGTCCGTCAGCCACTGTATGAGTTTGAAGACTGTCTTGAAGGTGGGAAGTCAAAAGCACTGGCGGCAGCAGACAGACTGCAAAAAATATTCCCAGGAGTG AATGCTGAGGGTTTTAATATGAGTATACCAATGCCAGGTCACCCGGTGAATTTCTCCGAAGTCACCATGCAGCAGGCTCAGAGGGATGTGGCCCATCTGGAAGAACTCATTGATGCTCATGATGTCATCTTTTTGCTCATGGACACCAGAGAAAGCCGATGGCTGCCAGCAGTTATTGCAGCCAGCAAGAGAAAG TTGGTCATCAATGCTGCTCTAGGATTTGACACATTTGTTGTGATGAGACATGGACTAAAGAAACCAAAGCATCAGGAAGTGGGTGATTCCCCCTGCAATAATCCCTGTGGTTCAGCTGATCTTCTGGGATCATCCCTCTTCTCAAATATTCCTGGTTACAAACTAGGTTGCTATTTCTGCAATGATGTTGTGGCACCAGGAGAT TCCACCAGGGATCGGACGCTAGATCAGCAGTGCACTGTCAGCCGACCAGGGTTAGCCATGATAGCAGGAGCGCTTGCGGTAGAATTAATGGTATCCATTCTGCAGCACCCAGAAGG TGGCTATGCTGTTGCTAGCAGTAGTGATGACAGAATGAACGAACCTCCCACCTCTCTTGGACTTGTTCCTCACCAG ATTCGAGGATTTTTGTCAAGATTTGATCATGTCCTTCCTGTCAGCCTGGCCTTTGACAAGTGTACTGCCTGTTCTCCCAAA